The genomic stretch CGACAACATCTGCTAGTAAACCTACCTTTAGGGCATTCCCCATGCGCTTAATCCCAATCGCTCCAAAATAGACCGTAATGACATAGAGGGTCGTATCGGTACTACCCTGCATTGTAGAAGCTAACCTTCCTATAAACGAATCTGGCCCATAAGTACTAATAATATCCGTCGTCATCGCAAGCGCACCTGTACCAGAAATTGGACGTACAAGGGCTAACGGCACTATTTCTGTTGGCACTCCAATTGCTTCTAGAGGAACTTTTAACAAACTACTTAGAAAAGCCATAGCTCCTGAAGCTCGAAACACTGAAATGGCAACCATCATGCCAACAAGATAAGGAACGATCGAGACAGCGATAGAAAGTCCTTCTTTCCCACCTTCTACAAACGTTTCATAGGTAGGTACTCTTTTCCAAGTTCCATACGCTAATATAAACCCAATCATAAGAGGGATGATCCAAATCGACATATTCACGTCGAACCCCCCCCTTTACTCCTTCTATAAAAGAAACGATCGATGAGAATCGCTCCAATTGTTGAGCATGCCGTTGCTGCAATGGTTGTACCTATTATTTCAGTTGGCGAAACAGAACCATATTTCATCCTGATCGCGATTACGGTTGTTGGGATTAGCGTTAAGCTAGACGTATTAAGAGCGAGCAACGTGACCATTGATCTTGTCGCGTTGTCTTTCATGTCGTTAAGCTTTTTTAGTTCTTCCATAGCTTTTATCCCCATTGGTGTCGCCGCATTACCGAGCCCAAACATGTTCGCCATCATATTGGAAAGAATATATCCCATAGCTGGGTGATCTGGTGGTACCTCAGGAAATAGTTTTCTAGCAATTGGTTTAAACCCTTTCCCTAGTAAATCAAGTAAGCCAGATTTCTGAGCAATTCTCATTAAACCAAGCCAAAAAATAAGAACACTTAACAATCCAATACAAACCGCTACGGCTTCTTCTGCTCCTGTAAAAATGGCTTTATTCACGTCTTCCATCGTTCCATTAATAAGGGCATAAAGGATGCCAATCAGGAATAAGCCGGCCCAGATGAGATTAACCATTGAGCTCACGACCTCTATCGAATGAAAAAAGCTCTTTTAGAAAACTCCAAAATCCTTTGTTTTCTTCCTTATCTCCCTCGTACATAATCGGTGCTTTGATAATTGTTTCACCATTTAATTTCACAGTATACATACCAACTGGCTCAGACGATCCAAGTTCATCCCATTTATTTTTATCCGGTGGATCTACGAGTTGGATGGTTGATTCAACCTGATTCCTCTCATCTTCTGCTAACGGATAAGAAAGATCTCTACTTAACGTAACGTTATCCTTGTATGGTTCTTTCTTCACGTCCTTTAGCTTACCTTTAGGCTCAAGAAGGGTTAGTTCATAGTTCGCATATCCCCAATTAAACATGGAAATGTGATCATTCCAATCGTCTGGAGCGTCTAACGTTACAGCAATAAGCGTCATGTCATCTCGCTCTGCAGTTGAAACGAGCGTTCTTTTTGCTCGTTTGGTGTAACCAGTTTTCCCACCAGTGGAATCCGAATATAAACTTGTTAAAAGCTTATTCTTATTACGCCATACATAATCCCATTCTTCCATTTCGTTGGGAGCCTTATGTACTTTTGTTCCTGAAATAATTCGATACGTCTCGTTATTCATGGCATACTGAGTTAGTATGGCCATATCATAGGCTGTTGAAAGATGATCTTCATGATCATCCAAACCATGCGGATTCATAAATACCGTCTTCGACATCCCGATCTCTTCTGCCTTTTGATTCATTAACGTTACAAAACCATCTAAACTGCCACCAACCTCCTCAGCGATCGCGACCGCGGCATCGTTTCCCGAGCGCAACATTAAACCGTACACTAAGTTTTCAAGCGTTATTTTTTCTCCTTCTTTTAAGTATAAAGAAGAGCCTTCCGTCCCAGCAGCATTACGACTCACTGTTACTTTCTCATTCATTTTGCCTGATTCAATTGCAAGAACTGCAGTCATAATTTTTGTGATGCTAGCTATTCTTCGTTGGGAATACGCGTCTTTTTCATAAAGGACCCTTCCTGTTTCTTGTTCAATTAGTATCGCGCTTCTTGCTGAAACACCAATCCCATTCGCAAAAGCCTCTCCTGGAATCATTAGAAACAGCAGAGCTGCAATTAATATTAAGACGCCAATTTTTGTCTTCAACGAGTTCATCATGACATCCACGTCCCTTAGGCTCTATATTTGTACAAGTCTATGAGCATGAATCGTGGGATATGTCTATCAATCCTCGTTTACGTTTGAAAACACAACTCGATAATCTGTGACATCTTTTAACGCCTTTTCTTCAATTGGAATGCGGACTTTCAATAACAAAATTCCGTTTAAAAGTGTAAACACAATCGCCGTAATATACGAGGAAAAAATAAGTGGGAGTGAAATGATTTCGAGGGCCACAATCACATAATTTGGATGTTTTATATAACGATAGGGTCCTTTTTTGACAACGTTAGCATCTGGCAGAACAATAATTTTCGTGTTCCAAAACCGTCCAAGGCTTTTGATTGTCCAAAAACGAAGAAATTGTGCCAGAACAAATATCCCTAACATGATTGTCCAAATGATCGACAATGAAAAGCCTCGTAATATGGTTTCAATGCCGACAGCAAGAAGAAAACTGATATGCAGCATCACGATATACTTATAGTGGTTCTGGCCTAATTCTTTCGCTCCTCGCTCCTTCATCCACCTCTCATTACTCTTTGCAAGCATTAATTCACCTAAACGCTGAATAACTAGAATACTAAAAATCCCCGCAAACAGAAGACTCATTTATGCCTCTCCTTTTTCCCATTTTAATAACAATAGTTCTGAACAAAACCCGGGTCCAAGTGCAGCCATAAGTCCAATATCTTCTTCCTTACAACCATTTTGTAGTATTTGATCCAATACGTATATAACCGTTACAGAACTCATATTGCCATAATTTCTTAATACATCTCGCGAAACAGATGTCTTATCACGACTGAACCCAAGTGCTTCCTCGTAAGCTGTCAACACTTTTGTCCCACCAGGATGAGCAATAAAATAATTGATTTCTTCGGTAGTTTTCTTTTCTGAGCTAAGAAATTGTAAAACATTCGGTTCAAGCCAACTTGCAACAATTGATGGAATCGATTTAGAAAAAACAACATGCAAGCCTTCATTGCTTACTTCCCAGCCCATTACGTCTTCCGAATTCTTCATTAGTGTTGAGCGTGTCGCTACTACTTTTGCCAGACTGCTCATATTGGACCGTTTCTTAATTGGCGACTTTTCTCCAATCATTAAAACGGAAGAGGTTCCGTCTGCAAACAAGGCCGTACCTATAAGATTACTTTTGGAATAATCCCCGTGCTGAAAAGTTAAGCTACACAACTCTACATTTATGACAAGAACAGCCTGCTCCGGGTGAGCAAGACAGTAATCATGAGCTCTCGCTATGCCTGCAGCTCCTCCCGCACAACCAAGACCCCAAATCGGAATACGTTTTGTATGAAGGGAAAATGGAAGAACATTCATAAGTCTTGCCTCTATACTTGGAGTTGAAATTCCTGTTGTTGATACAAAAAAGATCGCATCTACATCTTCACAGCTCACAGCTTCTTTTAGATAAACGGGATTCTGAAGACAATGCTCTACCGCCTTTTTTGCATATTCAACAGCAAGCGTAATGTATTTTTCGTTTTTTTCTTCGAAGGTTGGTCCGCTACTGTACCACTCTAGAGGCATTGCAAAATATCTTGTATCAATTTCTGCACTTTGAAAAACAGGAAGCAGGCGTTCAATATCTTTAAAATGTTGACCAAACTGTTTTTTTGCAAATGAGGCAGCTTCCGTTTGTTCGAGGCAATGAGGGGGTAAACATTTCCCGATTGATAGGATCATTGGCTTTTACTCCTTTTACCTTTTCAACTAGTTTCCGAAATCCTTCTACTTTTTATACAAGAAGTTCTAGAGGAGCGGGATTTGTCCCCTTATATCGTTGCTTATTAAAACGAAAAAAAGATGTCTCAATCTGGAGACATCTTTTCATTATTTAACGTATTCGTAGACTTATTTTTCTTAATTTCAGCTAAACTCGCGTAAAGTTGTGATAAATCCGAATTATCAAGTGGGCGAAAAAACTCTTCTTCAGTGTTGATATAGAGACGTTTTCTTCCTGGATAAAACGAAAGTAGATTTAGAGCAACAGCCTCCTGTAAGGGTAGATCATAACTCCATATTCCTTTAGCCATTGCCGTTTCTCCAAAAATAGCAGGATACAAGACATGAAATCTTTTTTCATTTCCATTCTGAACATAAGTTACGGTAGAGCGAACGAACGAATCCTCTGGGGAATTGGAACGCTCTTTCTTTAGGTGTTCATAGGTGACATCAACGACTTTCATCGATTATCCTCCTTCACCAAATACGCAAGTTTATTCTGGAATTTCCTGAAACTTCTCAAAAAACAGGTCTGCTTCTTCCTCTTCCTTATCTTCGCTACCATCAGGAAGTGGGGGGAGATCTTTGATTGAGCTTAATCCAAAATGAAAAAGAAACTCTCGTGTTGTTCCATATAGAATCGCTCTGCCGGCTTTTTCCGCTCGCCCTGCTTCTTTAATGAGTAATTTACTCATCAAAGTTTGAAGAGGCTTATCCGTTTTCACGCCTCGAATCTCTTCAATTTCAACCCTCGTAATCGGTTGTTTATAAGCGATGATTGCAAGCGTTTCAAGAGCAGCTTGTGAAAGCGTATGATTACCAGGTGTGTCGACCAGCTTCTCGATATAAGATGCGTTTTTAGCATTTGTCGTTAGCTGATAACCCCCACCGATGAAGCTAATCTTAAAACCACGATCTTTTTCATCATATTCTTGTTGCAGGTCTTTTAGTGCATCTAGAAGGGTGTTCTCTTCCAATGAAATAGTTTCACAAAGAGATTTGACAGTAATCCCTTCGTCACCTACTACAAATAGAAGACTTTCGATGATGCTCTTTATTTCTTCATTCGTCACACTGATGCCTTCCCTTCTCGTTCAAAAATCATGATTTCACCAAAGTTTTGATCTTGTTCACATGCTACATCTCTCGTTTTCATTAGTTCAAGAACAGCGAGAAACGTTACAATCATATGCCCACGATCCGCTTCACTAAAGAGCTCACTAAAGCGTCTCTTAGCGCCTCCTTGCAACTGATGACGGATATCATTCATCCGATCTTCAATTGGAATTTCTTCACTTTGAACTGTGGTTCGCTTTGGTTTTTTATCCTTTACTCGCCTCGTCATTTTTTGAAATGCTGCAAGCATATCGTATAAAGTAACATCCCCAATTGATGTTTGATCGTCTTCTTGGGTGTATTCACTTATATCAGCAGGAGGCCGCGCATAGAGCAAACTTCGACTAGACTCTTTTTTCTTCAGATCATTTGCTGCTTCTTTAAATCTTCTGTATTCAACAAGACGTTGAACAAGTTCATCACGAGGGTCATCCTCAAAGTCCGGGTCCTGTTCCAATATTTCTTCTTCTTTTTGCGGAAGAAGCATTTTGCTTTTAATCGCAAGTAACGTTGCTGCCATGACAAGATATTCACTCGCTATATCAAGTTCTAACTCTTGCATGGTGTGTACAAATGTTAAATATTGATCCGTAATTTGGGAGACCGGTATGTCATAAATGTCAACTTCGTACTTATTTATAAGGTGCAGTAGTAAATCCAGCGGACCTTCAAATGCATCTACTTTTACATTATATTGCATCATTTTCCATCTTCCTTTATTCATGTCCATCGAGTATACCCGATTATATCATATTTCAACTATACAACAGATGACGGTCTCTTTAAATGTGATCGATAAAGCGATGCACTTTCGATGCCTCGCGCTATTGTGCTACACTACAAAAGAAACGGAGGAATCAGTATGTATCCAGAAGCTTATATTGAATATCTGGCTCATTTCCACGGTCTTCGTGACTATTTTGAGTGTCATGAGATTCTTGAAGAACATTGGAAGGAAGATCCTCGAGAAAGTCGTAAGCTTCATTGGGTAGGTCTTATCCAAATTGCTGTTGGACTCTACCATCATCGACGTGGTAACTTCACTGGTGCCAAAAGAATGATTACGAATGCGAAGCGCATTGTATTAAATGAAAGAGAAGAACTTAAGAGTTTAGCTATCAATGTTGATGAGCTTTCTGAAAATCTCACTTCCGAACTTCAACGAATCAACGAAGCTTTGCCATATAACAGCTTTGAAATTCCGCTTACAAATAATGCTCTTATCACTATGTGTCAAAATAGATGTCTTGAACTCGGTTGTATTTATGGTAGCAAAAGTGATCTTGCTAACATTGAACTGATTGATCGTCACACAAGAAGAGATCGGTCAGATATTATCCAAGAAAGAAAGCAACAACAACAATTAAAACAGCAGAAAAGGAACGGCTAAGCCGTTCCTTTTCTGCTTATAATCAATCGTTTACTTCATATTCTCTTCTAGGTGACACCGTTCAAAAAAAGTTCCTGTATATTCATTTCCTTTAATACATATTTCATCACTGAGCATCTCACGGAGTGCTTCGACCATTTGTTTACCAATCCCTTGATGACGATGAGAAGGATTTACGCTAATGTCTTTTAATTCGACTTCGTTCTCGCTAACCCACTCAATTCCAAGCAATCCAATGATATCTTCTTCTTTCCAAAGAAAAAGCTGCAGTGAATCCAATTCTTCATAGTCTTTGATTGATTGTTGCAGTTTTTTAATATCTTTTTCATTTGGCATAAAACTCAATAATCCCATGGCTATTTTCTCATGAGCTTTTTTATAACGAATTAGCATGATTATCCCTCATTAAAGTAATTCTTGGCTCTCCGTTTAGTAACATATTCGAACTTAGATGGGAATGTTCTTCTCATCTAACGAAAGAGCGCAGTGAGCATGATCATTTCCATCACGCACAAATGAATCCACTAATATTCTTGATGACTTCCGGGTATTCCACAAGTTATATCTACCCTTCTCCGCATACCATACTCATCATAGCCAAAAATGAACAGATAATCAACCTTCAAATGATTTTGATAAATTCGCCATTTCAATTGCTGCAGTTGCTGCATCCCAGCCTTTATTTCCAGCTTTTGTACCAGCCCGTTCAACAGCTTGTTCAATCGTATTAGTTGTTAATACGCCAAAAATAACTGGAACGCCAGTCTGCATTGTTAAATTCGCTACGCCTTTAGACACTTCTCCACATACATAATCAAAATGAGGTGTTGCTCCACGAATCACGGTTCCAAGGGTAATAATCGCATCATATTTACCTGAATCCACCATTTTTTTTGCGGCAAAAGGAATCTCAAACGCTCCAGGCACCCAGGCTACATCAATGTTATCTTCTGAAAGGCCGTGGCGTTTCAGTGCGTCTTCAGCACCTCCAAGTAGTTTACTTGTTATAAATTCATTAAATCTTCCTACTACTATACCCACTTTTAATCCAGATCCAACCAAATTTCCTTCAAATGTTTGTCCCATCTTTAATAACCTCCTATAGTTTCGTTACTTTATTAGAAATGTAGCATATGTCCTAGCTTACTGTGTTTGGTTTTCAGGTAGCGTTCGTTCTCTTTTCTTGAAGGCATTTGAAGCGCTACTCTTGACGCTACTTCAAGACCATAACCGGTTAACCCCGCTATTTTTCTAGGGTTGTTTGTTAACAAGTTCATTTTTGAAACACCAAGATCACGCAATATCTGAGCGCCAATCCCATAGTCTCTTAAATCCGGCTTAAATCCAAGCTTTTCATTTGCTTCAACGGTATCGTAACCCTCTTCTTGAAGCTTATAAGCTTTCATCTTATTTAGAAGTCCAATCCCTCTTCCTTCTTGACGCATGTAGAGAAGCACACCGTGGCCTTCTTCTTCTATTTGTGCCAAAGCTGCATGGAGCTGTGGACCGCAATCACAGCGGAAAGATCCAAAGACGTCACCTGTTAAGCATTCAGAATGAACGCGAACAAGTGTCGGTTGATCAGGAATAATCTCTCCCTTTATTAGTGCTACATGCTCTTTCTGATCAATAATATTTGAATATCCGACAGCTCGAAAAGATCCAAATTCAGTAGGAAGTTCGATTTCTACTTCCTTTTGAACAAGCACATCTTTACGATTTCGATACTGAATTAAATCCTTAATTGTAATCATCTTCAAATCGAATTCTTCAGAGATCTCTTTTAAATCCGGGACTCGTGCCATCTCACCGTCTTCTTTCATAATTTCACAGATAACACCCGCAGGGGCTGAACCTGATAGTCGAGCTAAATCAACTGCTGCTTCTGTATGTCCCGCTCTTCTAAGTACTCCCCCATCCTTAGCAATTAAAGGAAAAATATGACCTGGTCGGTTAAAATCAGCGGGTTTTGCATCCGAATGGATGAGATATTGAATTGTTGTGGCTCTTTCTGCTGCTGAAATGCCAGTGGTTGTACTTTTATGGTCTACACTAACGGTAAAGGCTGTGCCGTGAGAATCGGTATTATGGTCAACCATAGGACTTAGTTTCAGTTGATTCGCGCGTTGTTCAGTTATCGGGGTACAAACAAGCCCTCTCCCTTTAGTGATCATAAAATTAATCGTCTCTGGCGTTACCTTATCTGCTAACGCAATAAAATCCCCTTCATTCTCTCTGTCTTCGTCATCACAAACAATAACGACCCGGCCTTGCATTAAATCGTAAATGGCTTCTTCAACTGTGTGGAACATAACTTAACCTCCATCCTGTTGCATCACTTATTTAAACCCATGGTCTTCAAAAAACTGGCTTCCTAGTGAAGCTGTGGGTTCTGGCTTCGATCCGCTTCTTTGTTCTAGATATCTCATAATGTACTTCCCAAGCATATCGCATTCAATGTTTACTGTATCTCCCACTCTTTTCTTACCAAGCACCGTTTCTTCGACAGTATGAGGAATAAGTGAAATCGTAAGAGAGTGTTCTCCGATCCCAAAAACAGTAAGACTTGTGCCATCTACCGAAACCGATCCCTTTTCGACAAAGTAAATTAACAGATTCCGAGGAATGGAGATATCATAGTAAATCGCGTTATCAATTTGCTCGACCCGTGTAATTTCCCCAACACCGTCAACATGGCCAGAAACAAAGTGACCTCCAAAACGTCCGTTTGCTGACATAGCCCGTTCAAGATTCACTGAAGAATTCGGCGCTAATTGACGTAAGCTACTAGAACGAAATGTTTCAGGCATAATATCGACAGAAAAAGAAGCCTCTGTAAATGATGTAACCGTTAAGCAAACACCGTTTATCGAAATACTATCTCCTAGATGAACGTCCGATAACACTTTCGATGCAGCGACCTGCATAACAATTGACTCTCCAGCTTGCTGCACACTTTCCACTCTGCCAATCTCTTCTACGATACCTGTAAACATTATGAAGTCCCCCTTGATGAGATAATACGAATATCTTGTCCAATGCGCTCAACGCTTTCAATCGATAAATCGACCGCTTCGCTCATGAATTCAAATCCTTTAGCTCCAAATGCTGTTGGAGATTCTTTTCCACCAATGAGCTTAGGCGCAATGTATGTAATCACCTGCTGAAAAGTACGAGCTTCCAAAAAACTACCGTGCACTTCAGATCCACCTTCCACAAAAATGGAAGTAATTTCTCGCTCCCCAAGGAGAGCTAATACATCTTCAATAGGAAGAGCTGGATTAGCTACTTCTAGTACCTGAACATGTGCGGGAAATGCTCGCTCACTCTTTAGCACAGCCTGTTTGGTTGTTATAATCCAAGTGTCGGCTTTCTGATCATTTATCACTTTTGCTTCAGAAGGAATCCTTAGATTACGATCAAGAATAATTCTGATTGGAGAAAGCCCTTCTCCATATCGAGTCGTAAGGGACGGATCGTCTGAAAGAACAGTTCCAATTCCTACTAAAATAGCGTCATGCTGATGACGGAAAGCATGTACATCTTTCCGAGCTTCTTCTCCTGTTATCCATTTGCTATCACCAGTATGTGAAGCAATTTTCCCATCTAACGTTGCCGCAGCTTTTAAAGTGACGTATGGCCGTTTATGAGAGATATAGTGGAAGAACATGCGATTCAATTTAAGTGCTTCTTCCTCTAATAGTCCAATCGTTACCTTTATCCCCGCAGCTTGGAGCTTGGACACGCCTTGACCAGCTACGAGTGGATTCGGATCCTGACTAGCCACATAAACTTCGCTAACTCCTGCATGAATAAGAGCATCCGAACAAGGAGGCGTGCGACCATAATGACTACACGGCTCAAGCGTGACATAAGCCGTGCTACCCTTAGCTTCACTCCCAGCCATTCTCAAAGCCTGTATTTCTGCATGACCTTCTCCAGCTTTCAAATGGGCGCCCATCCCTACGATTCGTCCATTATTTACAAGTAAACAACCAACGGAAGGATTTGGACGTGTTTGACCAATAGTACTTTTAGCCATTTCAATCGCAGTGGTCATAAAATCCATATGATTCATCGTGTTTGCTCCATTTCTACTCTCCTTAGTGGTTAAGAAAGAGAATAAAAAAACTCCCACAACGGTGTTATGGGAGTCAAAATTATATGCCAAATAAGCCTTTTGAATCCAGGATTCAAAAGGAGATTAGTCATAATTTTCCTTCTCCCATCCAGACTATACTGTCGGTTCTGGTTTCACACCAGATCCACCGTTTGCTTACGCAACCGGGTCACGGACTTAGCTAGCTTAAGCTAGACATCACCGCCGGTTGGGACTTTCACCCGACCCCGAAGGAAAGTATTTAGTTTTGATGGTGTCTGAACTATTCTTCGTCCCAGACTTTAACTTCTTTCATCACATCGCCTTGTTTAATGCGAAGAACCGTATCCATTCCTTCTGTTACCTGACCAAAAACAGTGTGAACACCGTCAAGGTGAGGCTGAGGTTCATGAACAAGGAAAAACTGGCTTCCACCTGTATTTTTACCTGCATGAGCCATAGACAATGAACCAGCTACGTGCTTATGAGGGTTTCCTTCTGTTTCACAATCGATCGAATAGCCTGGTCCGCCCATTCCAGATCCTGTTGGGTCTCCACCCTGTGCTACGAAACCTGGGATAACACGGTGAAAGTTTACACCATTGTAGAAACCTTCGTTTGCAAGCTTTTCAAAGTTAGCAACTGTATTTGGTGCTGCCTCTGGGTAAAACTCAATTTCAATTGTTTCTCCATTATCAAATGCAATTGTTCCTTTTTTCATAAATAAATCCTCCTGCAGTAACAATTTTCTTCAAAGCTCTTTCATTATAGCACATACTTCAGCTGTTCCCTATCATTTCTACTTTTACAAAGTTATTTTGAAATAATCGCTTGTTTTAATGGAAGGTCATGACGAATTAAATCCTCAAAAGATTCTCTCTTCACGACAAGTTGTGCTTCTCCATTTTCTACAAAAACCACCGCTGGTCGAGGTAGTCTGTTATAGTTATTTGCCATAGAATACCCGTACGCACCCGTTGAAAATACAGCCATCGTATCTCCTGCTAAGGCGCGTTGTAATGTGCAATCCCAGATTAACATGTCACCTGACTCACAACATTTTCCTGCAACTGAATAAACCTGTTCTTTAGGTTCATTCATGCGATTTGCAATCGTTGCTTCATACTTTGCTTGATAAAGGGCCGGTCGCAAATTATCTGTCATTCCTCCATCTACTGCAAGATAATGACGAAGTTCTGGCACTTTCTTGTGTGATCCTACTGTATATAACGTCAAACCAGCTTCTCCAACGAGTGAACGTCCTGGCTCAATCCAAATTTCTGGGATTCTCATTTCATTACCTAATTGAGTTCGTACTGCATTAACCATTGCCTCGATATAGTCTCCAACTGGGAGTGGATGATCTTCTTCAGTATACCGAATTCCAAACCCTCCACCTAGGTTAAGAACTTCTGGCTCATACCCATAAAGTTCAAACCATGTAGCAAGGTAACGATAGATTTTCTCAATAGCCATTACAAAACCATTCGTTTCAAAAATTTGAGAACCAATGTGGCAATGGAGACCAAGAAGGTGAATAGCTTTCATGCTTGTTGCTTGAACAATCGCTTGTTCCACTTGACCACTTTGTAAATCAAAACCAAATTTTGAATCTTCCTGTCCAGTTAAGATATAGTCATGGGTATGTGCTTCAATTCCAGGCGTAATACGCAACAGCACATTTGCAACCACATTTTTCTCTTCCGCTAATTGTTCAAGTAACGTTAGCTCATAAAAGTTATCCACGACAAAGCACCCTATTTTCGCATCTAACGCCATTCGAATTTCCGCTTCACTTTTGTTATTTCCATGAAAGTGAATCCGTTCTACCGGAAACCCTGCTTCTAAAGCTGTATAGAGTTCTCCACCTGAAACCACATCAAGACTTAAGCCTTCTTCTTCAGCAAGTTGAATCATTGCCATACAAGAGAATGCTTTACTAGCATAGGCTACTTGGTAGTTGACCTTCTCCTGTTCAAAAGCATTTCGAAATGCTCGCGCTTTCTCTCTAATCATTGCTACATCATAAACGTATAAGGCCGTCCCATATTTTTCACTTAATTTTACTGTATCAACGCCTCCAACTGATAAATGGCCTTCTTCTGAAATTGCTGACGTTCCATATAAATTCACGCTCATTTCTCCCCTCTCGCTGATATGAATGCGAGCAACCCTCCACAAAATAAGAAAAACAGCCAACTTTATAGATACATTGGCTGTTTTCTCCGTATCCTCACGAGTTGGATTAGCTCACCACCGAAAAAATTCCTCTTTCAGTGACAGTCTGCAACTTGTTCAGCAGCAGCCCAGCAAGAAAAGTATGGCTCTTTTCTCACTTCGGCAAATTGACCTTTCTGATATCATCCTCGCATTCCATTCTATGCTCAAATACCATACTCATTCGTTTTGCGCCTCTATCCCCATTACATTCAATGAGGTCTATTCAATTAAGAAATAAATTATCATACTTTTTAAGATTCGGCAAGTGGTTTGTCCGGTTGCTTCGTTTCATTTTGCGGTTCTGTAATGCTTGGACGTAGTTTAGTGAGTGGAACTGATACACGAATCAAAACTTGAATGAAGGCTTTAGGATTAAAAGGAATAAACGGCCATAAGTAGGGGGTGTTTAAAGGTTTTAACGCAACAAGGAATAAAATGATGGACGTAATTCCAATCATATATCCCGGCACTCGAAAGAAAAAGACAAGGAATAAAAGAAGAATCCTTACAAGTTTATTTGCAATCGATAGTTCATAACTTGGTGTGGCATAAGACCCTATCGCAGCAATCGAAACATATAAGATAACTTCTGGAACGAATAATCCCACATCAATGGCAATCTGTCCGATTAACACGGCTGCAATTAACCCCATGGCAGTGGAAAGTGGCGTTGGGGTGTGTATTGCAGCCATCCTTAGCGTTTCGATCCCTACTTCAGCAAGAATAATTTGAACAAAAATCGGTACATTTGTTTCATCATTCGGGCCGATAAAATCGATCGTTTTAGGCAGTAACTGCGGCTCATATACCGCTAATAACCACAGAGGTAGCAACAGTAACGCAGCTAACATCCCACCAAATCTAACCCATCTTAAAAACGCGCCTGGTAAAGGGGCTTCTCGATATTCTTCGGCATGTTGAACATGATGAAAAAAAGTAGTTGGTGTTATAATAACGCTTGGTGAAGTGTCTACGATGATTAACACGTGCCCTTCAAGTAAATGAGAAGCAGCAACATCA from Bacillus sp. Cs-700 encodes the following:
- a CDS encoding DUF309 domain-containing protein; the protein is MYPEAYIEYLAHFHGLRDYFECHEILEEHWKEDPRESRKLHWVGLIQIAVGLYHHRRGNFTGAKRMITNAKRIVLNEREELKSLAINVDELSENLTSELQRINEALPYNSFEIPLTNNALITMCQNRCLELGCIYGSKSDLANIELIDRHTRRDRSDIIQERKQQQQLKQQKRNG
- a CDS encoding GNAT family N-acetyltransferase, which produces MLIRYKKAHEKIAMGLLSFMPNEKDIKKLQQSIKDYEELDSLQLFLWKEEDIIGLLGIEWVSENEVELKDISVNPSHRHQGIGKQMVEALREMLSDEICIKGNEYTGTFFERCHLEENMK
- the ribE gene encoding 6,7-dimethyl-8-ribityllumazine synthase, which codes for MGQTFEGNLVGSGLKVGIVVGRFNEFITSKLLGGAEDALKRHGLSEDNIDVAWVPGAFEIPFAAKKMVDSGKYDAIITLGTVIRGATPHFDYVCGEVSKGVANLTMQTGVPVIFGVLTTNTIEQAVERAGTKAGNKGWDAATAAIEMANLSKSFEG
- a CDS encoding bifunctional 3,4-dihydroxy-2-butanone-4-phosphate synthase/GTP cyclohydrolase II, which codes for MFHTVEEAIYDLMQGRVVIVCDDEDRENEGDFIALADKVTPETINFMITKGRGLVCTPITEQRANQLKLSPMVDHNTDSHGTAFTVSVDHKSTTTGISAAERATTIQYLIHSDAKPADFNRPGHIFPLIAKDGGVLRRAGHTEAAVDLARLSGSAPAGVICEIMKEDGEMARVPDLKEISEEFDLKMITIKDLIQYRNRKDVLVQKEVEIELPTEFGSFRAVGYSNIIDQKEHVALIKGEIIPDQPTLVRVHSECLTGDVFGSFRCDCGPQLHAALAQIEEEGHGVLLYMRQEGRGIGLLNKMKAYKLQEEGYDTVEANEKLGFKPDLRDYGIGAQILRDLGVSKMNLLTNNPRKIAGLTGYGLEVASRVALQMPSRKENERYLKTKHSKLGHMLHF
- the ribE gene encoding riboflavin synthase; protein product: MFTGIVEEIGRVESVQQAGESIVMQVAASKVLSDVHLGDSISINGVCLTVTSFTEASFSVDIMPETFRSSSLRQLAPNSSVNLERAMSANGRFGGHFVSGHVDGVGEITRVEQIDNAIYYDISIPRNLLIYFVEKGSVSVDGTSLTVFGIGEHSLTISLIPHTVEETVLGKKRVGDTVNIECDMLGKYIMRYLEQRSGSKPEPTASLGSQFFEDHGFK
- the ribD gene encoding bifunctional diaminohydroxyphosphoribosylaminopyrimidine deaminase/5-amino-6-(5-phosphoribosylamino)uracil reductase RibD, which translates into the protein MNHMDFMTTAIEMAKSTIGQTRPNPSVGCLLVNNGRIVGMGAHLKAGEGHAEIQALRMAGSEAKGSTAYVTLEPCSHYGRTPPCSDALIHAGVSEVYVASQDPNPLVAGQGVSKLQAAGIKVTIGLLEEEALKLNRMFFHYISHKRPYVTLKAAATLDGKIASHTGDSKWITGEEARKDVHAFRHQHDAILVGIGTVLSDDPSLTTRYGEGLSPIRIILDRNLRIPSEAKVINDQKADTWIITTKQAVLKSERAFPAHVQVLEVANPALPIEDVLALLGEREITSIFVEGGSEVHGSFLEARTFQQVITYIAPKLIGGKESPTAFGAKGFEFMSEAVDLSIESVERIGQDIRIISSRGTS
- a CDS encoding peptidylprolyl isomerase, giving the protein MKKGTIAFDNGETIEIEFYPEAAPNTVANFEKLANEGFYNGVNFHRVIPGFVAQGGDPTGSGMGGPGYSIDCETEGNPHKHVAGSLSMAHAGKNTGGSQFFLVHEPQPHLDGVHTVFGQVTEGMDTVLRIKQGDVMKEVKVWDEE